The nucleotide sequence aacaccaacaccaccgccacaacctccaccaacaccaacaccagtaactaggggtgtaagttaccgaaccaaaccgaaattTACCGCAAAACCGAACTGAAATTTACAACAACCGaataaaaaccgaaaaaaatcggtttttttggtttttttccaAAGTAAActgatcggttcggttcggttttcggttggCTCAGcagaaaccgaaccgaaccgaaccgaaccgtaGAAATGGTTTAATTATATGTATCTTAATAAATCTGTTAAAAAACTAACTCCAAAactatatgttaattatttttatagattaaaaaatatatatataaaaattggcACCTCCATATTAAAATTCCTGGATCCGTCCCTGCTAGCAATATTAGAATTTATCTATTTTATGTAATGTTATAAGACGGAGTgtactgaatttttttttttcattggacATTTTTAAGATGTCAGGTATATTTACGGACAATGAGATGAATGAGCAATACCAGGAGGACGATGACTTTAACCAACAAGAAGAGCTAGTAAGTGACCAAGATATGATGGATGAACAAAATGAATTCGAACGAGATTTCGGAGATGAATTTACTGAGGGAGCGTATTTTTCTGAATCTGATCAATCAGAAGATATCCTTGAAGCTGCTTATGCGGTTGACTCCGTGCAAGACATTACAACTTTGAAATTTAGTGAAAATTTTGCGGAGGAAATTGGCAAATATCACTTTTCTACTTTGCAGCTTGCATTTGATTTTTATCTGAAGTACTCAAAGTCGAAGGGTTTTAGTGCAAGGAAGAGCAAGACCTTCAAGAATAGTATTGGCGAGATTTACAAACAAAAGTTTTTATGTCATAGGCAAGGATTCAGGGAGGAGAAATATTACACGATGGAAAAAAGGAAGAATGAGCCTAGATTAGAAACAAGAACTGGATGTGAAGCCCGAATGGATGTTAAATTTGTACCAGAAACTGGAAGGTGGCATATCTTTTATTTCTTTGACGAACACAACCATGATCTATTAGATACACAATTCAGTGCTATGTTTCCTGTCCACAGAAAAATGTCAGAGGCAGATATTATGCAAATGATGAACATGCTAAAGTCAGGGATTAGCACTTCACAGATATTTGGTCTTCTAGCTAGTCAAGCAGGCGGGTATGAATTTGTTGGCTATGGTCCCAGAGATATGTACGATGAGATTGCTCGGCAAAGGCGTCAAATTCCTGGTGATGCAGCATGAGTGTTGAAGAAGATGGAGGATATACGGTTGAAGGATCCACAATTATATTTCAAGGCATGTCATGATTCAAGAGGGTTGGTACGTAACTTGTTCTGGTCTGATGGGATTAGCCAACTAGACTACCGACTCTTCGGGGATGTTATTAC is from Arachis ipaensis cultivar K30076 chromosome B01, Araip1.1, whole genome shotgun sequence and encodes:
- the LOC107607217 gene encoding putative protein FAR1-RELATED SEQUENCE 10, with the protein product MSGIFTDNEMNEQYQEDDDFNQQEELVSDQDMMDEQNEFERDFGDEFTEGAYFSESDQSEDILEAAYAVDSVQDITTLKFSENFAEEIGKYHFSTLQLAFDFYLKYSKSKGFSARKSKTFKNSIGEIYKQKFLCHRQGFREEKYYTMEKRKNEPRLETRTGCEARMDVKFVPETGRWHIFYFFDEHNHDLLDTQFSAMFPVHRKMSEADIMQMMNMLKSGISTSQIFGLLASQAGGYEFVGYGPRDMYDEIARQRRQIPGDAA